Proteins encoded within one genomic window of Ostrea edulis unplaced genomic scaffold, xbOstEdul1.1 scaffold_68, whole genome shotgun sequence:
- the LOC125670678 gene encoding uncharacterized protein LOC125670678, whose protein sequence is MYGRRALYRLLTQSPRRFVPSSRFVHTAVLGTKDETRTKYGHPRSQIARQILTRSMVSSEDRNTFKNVKLRSDETKKASLVIFDKDGTLIEFQSLWIPWTKKLVARIQEATGLFGIEEKICDILGFCLKQQRVIPGMLAEATTPQIKVEMTKMLVSEGMNEEEAREILDRVWMEGNVRNPEELNKVGELEILFKILQKNNIRIALITSDNRKGTDALLDELGLTEYFEYVICGDDPNSEPKPSPYNALKICEKMGVSPADTVMVGDTKTDMLLGKSAKLGWSVGVLSGVGQTSDLLPHADHVVENIEDILPLILPFEDWQNSYAYSPYERFLVQPKDHEFSSPAKNPLVDLAIFDLHGTLICIHRKYPKFVEFLCSRLKSKTGLEMLAKLTKLLGLNEDSTRMMHGVLTEGTPSEARGVVVEALRREGILYQEAIMLVNQIWKEGESILKSEPTPLCSNIEEIFKELKQSGVKIAINTGEPREFVVLDLMSLGLTNYIDMLICGDDPISQPRPSGHNTLLICNELNANPSKTVVIGDSVGDLKMGESAFVMKRIGVLSGIGTENELKQHADCLVPSIEGITEVILEREKQGPDAGEQSPNKSRTFTRGVSSTAPGSHQPHRHFSTSSPRLVHIASNSEKYDYVIVGAGSAGCTLANRLTADPNKKVLLLEAGPKDLWNWDSWKIYMPAALMYNLHDEKYNWYYHTEPEKSMNNRVMYWPRGRVWGGSSSLNAMVYIRGHAFDYDRWEREGATGWSYADCLPYFRKAQCHLNGANDYRGGEGPLHVLQGRSKNPLCQAFFDAGVQAGYPMTEDINGYQQEGFGWMDMTIHNGKRCSAAAAYLHPIKSRINLKTQNKVLARRILFDGKKAVGIEYEKDSEVTRVYGEEIILSGGAVNSPQLLMLSGIGNADELRKFDIPVVQHLPGVGENLQDHVEVLLQQECKQPITLYKAQWKFPHVMIKIGMEWFLWQTGDGATNHFEAGAFIRSEPGIEHPNIQYHFLASMVHDHGRRSGDRHAYQAHVQILRPTSRGFIQLKSPNPREHPRIVPNYLTTEQDVREMRDCIKLTREIFQQKAFDPYRGQELAPGKGVQSDKDIDEFNRNMSETAYHPSCTCKMGSHSDPMAVVDPSTKVYGLEGLWVVDASIMPSVVSGNLNAPTIMIAEKAADTIIGNPPLPRSDAPVYRPKTIDTQR, encoded by the exons ATGGTCACCCCAGGTCACAGATAGCCAGACAAATCCTAACTAGGTCAATGGTCAGCTCGGAGGACAGAAACACCTTTAAGAATGTCAAGCTACGGTCAGATGAAACAAAGAAGGCGTCACTGGTCATTTTTGACAAAGATGGAACTCTCATTGAATTTCAATCACTTTGGATTCCCTGGACCAAAAAGCTGGTGGCTAg AATTCAGGAAGCCACAGGTCTGTTTGGGATCGAGGAAAAGATTTGTGATATTCTCGGATTTTGCCTCAAACAGCAGAGGGTAATACCCGGCATGTTAGCAGAGGCCACTACACCCCAGATCAAG GTGGAAATGACAAAGATGTTGGTTAGTGAGGGGATGAACGAAGAAGAGGCCAGAGAAATTCTAGACAGAGTCTGGATGGAGGGAAACGTCAGAAATCCAGAAGAACTCAACAAAGTTGGGGAACTAGAAATTCTCTTCAAAATTCTACAGAAAAACAATATCAGGATAGCTCTCATCACATCCGACAATCGCAAGGGCACAGACGCACTACTGGATGAGCTGGGTCTTACTGAGTACTTTGAGTATGTGATATGTGGAGATGATCCTAACTCAGAGCCAAAGCCATCGCCATATAATGCTCTGAAGATTTGCGAGAAAATGGGGGTCAGCCCTGCGGATACCGTCATGGTGGGCGATACCAAAACAGATATGCTTCTGGGAAAGTCTGCCAAGCTGGGTTGGAGTGTCGGCGTTCTGAGTGGGGTTGGGCAGACAAGTGATTTATTGCCCCATGCTGACCATGTAGTGGAGAATATTGAGGACATATTGCCATTGATATTGCCCTTTGAAGATTGGCAGAATTCTTATGCTTATTCTCCATATGAAAGATTCCTAGTGCAGCCTAAAGACCATGAATTTAGTTCTCCAGCTAAAAATCCTTTGGTGGATTTGGCAATTTTTGACCTCCATGGAACTCTGATATGTATACACAGGAAATATCCCAAATTTGTGGAGTTTTTATGCTCTAG attgaagagcaaaacaggaTTAGAGATGTTGGCAAAGCTAACTAAGCTTCTTGGATTAAATGAGGATTCAACACGAATGATGCATGGAGTTCTGACAGAAGGGACACCCTCAGAGGCACGAGGAGTGGTTGTGGAGGCATTACGGAGGGAAGGAATTCTCTACCAGGAAGCCATCATGCTGGTCAACCAGATTTGGAAAGAAGGAGAATCTATCCTGAAGTCTGAGCCTACACCACTGTGCTCCAATATTGAAGAAATCTTCAAAGAACTCAAACAGAGTGGAGTAAAAATTGCCATCAACACAGGAGAGCCAAGAGAGTTTGTTGTGTTGGACCTGATGAGTCTGGGTCTGACTAACTACATCGACATGCTGATTTGTGGAGATGATCCTATCTCACAGCCTCGTCCCTCTGGACACAACACGCTGTTGATCTGCAATGAGTTGAATGCAAATCCATCAAAAACTGTTGTTATTGGAGATTCTGTGGGAGACCTTAAAATGGGAGAATCAGCGTTTGTGATGAAGAGAATTGGAGTTTTGTCAGGGATTGGGACTGAGAATGAGCTGAAACAACATGCTGATTGCCTTGTTCCTAGCATAGAGGGCATCACTGAAGTTATCCTTGAAAGAGAAAAACAAGGACCTGATGCTGGGGAGCAAAGTCCAAACAAAAGCAGAACATTCACTAGAGGCGTCTCATCTACAGCACCAGGCTCCCATCAGCCTCACCGACACTTCAGTACATCTAGTCCTCGCTTAGTGCACATTGCTTCTAATTCTGAGAAGTACGACTATGTCATTGTTGGAGCTGGTTCTGCAGGATGCACACTGGCAAATCGCCTCACTGCAGATCCTAATAAAAAGGTTCTCCTTCTGGAGGCAGGACCAAAAGACTTGTGGAACTGGGACTCCTGGAAGATTTACATGCCTGCTGCTTTGATGTACAACCTCCATGATGAGAAATACAACTGGTACTACCACACCGAGCCAGAGAAGAGCATGAACAACCGCGTCATGTACTGGCCTCGGGGCAGGGTTTGGGGTGGGTCCTCATCCCTAAATGCCATGGTCTATATTCGAGGACATGCTTTTGACTATGACCGATGGGAAAGGGAGGGAGCAACAGGCTGGTCCTATGCTGATTGTTTACCTTACTTCCGTAAAGCTCAGTGTCACCTCAATGGAGCAAATGACTACCGAGGTGGTGAAGGTCCTCTGCATGTTCTGCAAGGAAGGTCAAAGAACCCTCTCTGCCAGGCTTTCTTTGATGCAGGTGTACAAGCAGGTTATCCAATGACAGAAGACATAAATGGATACCAGCAAGAAGGATTTGGGTGGATGGACATGACCATTCATAATGGCAAACGATGCAGTGCTGCAGCAGCTTATCTGCACCCAATAAAAAGCAGAATTAACTTAAAAACGCAAAACAAAGTCTTAGCAAGACGAATATTATTTGATGGTAAGAAAGCTGTGGGGATAGAGTATGAGAAAGACTCTGAAGTGACGAGAGTGTATGGTGAGGAAATCATACTCAGCGGGGGAGCAGTAAACTCCCCACAGCTTCTCATGCTTTCTGGGATCGGCAATGCTGACGAACTTCGCAAATTTGACATTCCAGTCGTCCAGCACCTGCCAGGAGTTGGTGAGAATCTGCAGGACCATGTGGAAGTACTTCTCCAACAAGAATGCAAACAACCTATCACACTTTACAAAGCCCAGTGGAAGTTTCCACATGTGATGATTAAAATAGGCATGGAATGGTTTCTCTGGCAGACGGGAGATGGAGCAACCAATCATTTTGAAGCGGGAGCTTTTATTCGCAGTGAGCCAGGCATAGAACATCCTAACATTCAGTACCACTTCTTAGCATCCATGGTTCATGATCATGGAAGGAGGTCTGGGGACCGACATGCCTATCAGGCACATGTACAAATTCTGAGACCAACCAGTAGAGGGTTCATCCAGTTGAAGTCCCCTAACCCCAGGGAACATCCAAGGATTGTACCCAACTACTTAACAACTGAACAAGATGTCAGGGAAATGAGGGACTGCATCAAATTAACTAGGGAAATTTTCCAACAGAAAGCATTTGATCCTTACAGAGGGCAAGAGTTGGCCCCTGGAAAGGGTGTTCAATCAGATAAAGATATCGATGAATTTAATCGAAACATGAGTGAAACTGCATATCATCCCTCCTGCACGTGTAAAATGGGTTCACATTCTGACCCTATGGCAGTTGTTGATCCCAGCACAAAAGTTTACGGTCTGGAAGGATTGTGGGTGGTTGATGCTTCCATCATGCCTAGTGTAGTCAGTGGTAATCTGAACGCTCCGACCATTATGATTGCTGAGAAAGCTGCAGACACCATTATAGGAAATCCACCACTTCCTCGATCGGATGCACCAGTGTATAGACCCAAAACAATCGATACCCAGAGATGA